GTATGGGGGCAAAATTGTACTTATACAACGACGGGACACAGTTGGGTTTAGTCATCATTACTACAAGGACCATTTATGTCATTTATCATATTTGATTAAGTATAGGGTCCTTTCTGTCTTTTTGTAAAGTTGTAAAAGAGTCGGTTGTGTGTTTTTGATATATGACAGTTTAGGGTTGAAAAAGAATTAACTTTCTATGATATTACACACACATTCAATATTGTTCTCTATGTAATCATTGGTTGAATCCCTTAGTTAGGGTTTCTGGTTTGTTGTTCATTGAGTTGATGAACACAAGTTTGTAAAACTGTTATTGATTCAagagttttgattgttattgtttctGGTTACGATTGTGGTATACATCTGTGTATACTTGTTGGTGATTGATTTGTTCTTTTgacatggtatcagagcgattCTCCTGATATAAATCATTGGTTGGGAGTTCCGATCTTGTTACTGTTCGATTTTTTGGGCGATTCGATCATCTGGAAAATTAAGGTTTGAAAATAAACCCTAATCTGTTCGTGTTTGGGAATCTTGATTATTCTGGATATTTTTTCTCTTTCTTCCGCTGCTATTGATAAAGATCTAGGGGAGTATCAAAATTCTCTTTACTTACATACTTTTATATTTTCTGTATAATTAATTGTTTCTTGAGTTGATCACCATAGCCTAACTCTTGACCTTGATTCATTGAAATCAACGGAAACCTGATCAAGCTTTGGTCTGATCATTAAAGGATCAATTAATTCTTTTTTTGTCATATTGTTTGTTTCTATTTTTTGTTTGTTTAATTTGTTGCTGTGATGGCAAAAGATGATGATGCTCCGGGTAGTAATCCTACACAGATAAGCAAACTGGACTTTGGAGATCCTCTATATCTTCATCCAAGTGATATAAGTAGTACACCTTTGATTAATGCTAAACTTAAGGGAACTGAAAATTATAAATCTTGGGCTTGTGCCATGGAACTTGCTTTGCAAACTAAGAACAAAATTgtttttattaatggaactttaAAAAAGGATGAAGGTAATGAGGTTCTTGCAGTCCAGTGGGATAGATGTAATGCTGTTGTTTTGTCTTGGATTCTTGGTTCTATGGCTGAAGAGTTATACAATGGTCAAATTTATTCTAAAATTGCATCAGATGTTTGGAAAGAATTAAAAGAAACATATGATAAAATAGATGGATCTATGATCTTTAATCTTTATCAAAAGTTGAATTCTATAACACAAGGTGGTAGTTCTATTTCAGACTATTATCATAATCTTAATTCACTTTGGAAACAATATGACACAATGGTGCAACTTCCTAGTTGTGACCTTACATCATCAAAAGCTTTTATAGATCACACTAGTTTAATAAAATTAATGCAATTTCTAATGGGTCTTGATGATATTTATCAGCCTATTAGAAGTAATATTCTAACTAGAGATCCACTGCCCTCAGTGAACACTGCATTCTCAATTATTTCTAGATAAGAATCTCACAGAAAATCAAATTTAAATGGAAAAAAGAATGCTGAGTCATCTGCTTTCTACACTAATTCTTTTAAATCTAATACTAATACTCAATATAAAGAATTAAAATGTAGTAAGTGTGGCAGAACTAATCATactgttgataagtgttttgaagttgtTGGTTATCCTACTAGAACTGGAAATTTAAAATGTACTAAGTGTGGGATGGCAAATCATactgttgataagtgttttgaagttatTGGTTACCCTGACAATCTAAAGAAAAAAGGATTTGGTACTTCAAATAACTTTAGGGGTAATTCAAGTAAAACTAATAATGAGAATTTTGGGAGCAGTTCCTCTACTCCTATTTCTTTAAGTAATGATCAAATAATGAAGTTGTTAAGCTTACTGGATGATAAAGGTGGTGTCAAACCTGGTGTTTCCAATATGTCAGGTAACTTTGAAAACTTTAATGTCTTTTTTAACACCAActttgatttttttttacaaaaataacatgATTAGTGATAACACTGACAACATACATTATGGGTGGATCATTGATTCTGGAGCCAACCAACATATGACTAATTCAACTAAAAATTTTGTGTCTTACACTGATGTGAGTGATTTAAATCTAACTGTGTCACATCCTAATGGTACTAAAGCTAAAGCTAATAAAATTAGGAATTTAAGAATTTCAAATGAAATTGTTTTAAAAGATGTCTTGGTGGTTCCAGATTACTCTGTGAGTTTATTGTCTGTGTTCTATTTGGTCAGGGATAATAAACTGTTTGTTGGTTTTGATAATGATGCTTGTTATATCCAGGACTTGGTGTCCAAGAAGACCCTTGTGACTGGTAGTCAATGTGGTGGTTTATATTACTTAACTGAAAATGATAAAGGTATTGTTGGTAGTTCCAACATAACCAAGTTTGATAAAAATTCTATTGATTTGTGGCATTGTAGGTTGGGTCACCCAGCTGAACATGCCCTATTGTGTTTGAAACAAAGTCTGCTTTTTAATAAGCAAATGGTTAAAAAACCTTGTGACATTTGTCATAAGGCAAAACAAATAAGAGAATCTTTTGAAAATAGTTGTCATAAAACATCTGAGTTGGGAGAATTAGTTCATCTTGATGTCTGGGGTCCATACAGAGTTCAAAGTTATAAATGTTATAAATATTTTTTAACCATTGTAGATGATTTTACTAGAGCTGTTTGGGTGTATCTACTTAAGTCAAAAGATGAAGTGTTTGATAGTTTAGAAAATCTATTTCATCTACTTAAAAATCAATTTAATAAATCAATTAAATGTGTTAGGTCTGATAATGGTACAGAGTTTGTAAATTCCAAAGTTAATGATTTCATCTTAAAAAAATGGTATTGTTCACCAGACATCATGTGCTtatactcctcaacaaaatgggtTGGTTGAAAGAAAACATAGGCACTTGCTTAATGTTGCAAGAGCTCTTATGTTTCAAAGGGGGATTCCTATTAAGTTTTGGGATGAATGTATTTTAACTGCTGTTTATTTAATTAACAGGACTCCTTCTTCTTTGCTAAATGGAAAATGTCCCTTTGAGATTATATATAATAGAATTCCTAATCTTTCCCATTTAAGGGTTTTTGCTTGTCTTGCTTTTTCAACTGTTTTAAATAATTCAGATAAGTTTTCTGAAAGGTATGAAAAATGTGTTTTTCTTGGGTATTCTTCTGTTAAAAAAGGTTACAAGTTATATAGTTTAGAAAGTAAAAGTGTGTTTATTTCAAGGGATGTAAAATTTTATGAAAATGTTTTTCCTTTCAAAGTTAAAAAAGATAGTCTGCAGTCAGATAAAAGTTTcagtcaaatgaatttttttgaagAAAATGAAAATGACAATCAAAGTACtcaaagtcccaatgatgaaggggaAGACAATGAACATCAAAGTGATGGCAGTAGTGACTCAATGCCTCTGGATGACACAAATGATTCATCAAGTTCAGATGATTCAAATGTGAATGCCAGGTCACCAAGTCCTACAGCAACACTTAATGATGATAACTCAAACCCTGAGGGCACTGTTGTTCAAAACCAAGAAGTTCCAACTTATACTTTTCAACACTCTATTAGAAAATCTCAAAGGAACACTACCATGCCAAAAAAATTTAATGATTTTATTCTaaataaatgaaatgtcccgttcatattgattataaacgttccatattaattgatttcgtcgcgaggttttgacctctatatgagacgtttttcaaagactgcattcatttttaaaacaaccataacctttattttatcgataaaggtttaaaaagcattacgtagattatcaaataatgataatctaaaatataccatttacacacgaccattacataatggtttacaataagaatatattacatcaaaaataagtttcttgaatgcagtttttacataatatcacacaagcatggactccaaatcttgtccttattttagtatgcaacagcggaagctcttaataatcacctaagaataaacatgcttaaaacgtcaacaaaaaatgttggtgagttataggtttaacctatatattatcaaatcataataatagaccacaagatttcatatttcaatatacatcccatacatagagataaaattcattcatatggtgaacacctggtaaccgacattaacaagatgcatgtaagaatatcccctatcattccgggaaatccttcagacatgataaaaatgaattcgaagtactaaagcatctggtactttggatggggttcgttaggcccaatagatctatctttaggattcgcgtcaattagtagatcggtttactaattcttaggctaccaagcaaaaggggcatattcggcttcgatcattcacccatataatgtagttttatttacttgtgtctatttcgtaaaacatttataaaactgcatgtattctcatcccaaaatattagattttaaaagtgggactataactcactttcacagatttttacttcgtcgggaagtaagacttggccactggtcgattcacgaacctataacaaatatgtacatatatatcaaagtatattcaaaatatatttacaacatttttaatacattttaatgttttaagtttattaagtcagctgtcctcgttagtaacctacaactagttgtccacaattagatgtacagaaataaatcgatatatattatcttgaatcaatccacgacccagtgtatacaagtctcaggctagatcacaactcaaagtatatatatttttggaatcaacctcaaccctgtatagctaactccaacattactgcatatagagtgtctatggttgttccaaataatatatatagatgggtcgatatgatatgtcaaaacatttgcatacgtgtctatggtatcccaagattacataatatattagaatacatgtataatacaatataagttagctaggatatgattaatataaatttgttaccaattttcacgtagctacaacaagcaaaaatatccaatcttgttttacccataagttcttcgttttaaatccgttttgagtgtttcaagttgctatggtttcatattgaacttaagtttatgaatctaaacagaaaaagtataagtttatagtcagaaatacaggttacaagtcgtttttgtaaaggtagtcatttcagtcgaacgaacgacgtctagatgaccattttggaaaacatacttccactttgagtttaaacatgatttttggatataatttcatgttcataagaaaaataattttcctataagagcaacttttaaatcaaagtttatcatagtttttaattaactaacccaaaatagcccgcggtgttactacgacgtatatccggttttacggtgtttttcgtgtttttcggttttaaatcattaagttagcatataatatagatatagaacacgtgtttagttgattttaaaagtcaatttagaaggattaacttttgtttgcgaacaaatttagaattaactaaactatgttctagtgattacatgttcaaatctttgaataagatagttttatatgtatgaatcgaatgatgttatgaacataattactacctcaagtttagtaggtaaacctactggaagtgaaaagaaatgatctagcttcaaaggatcttggatagcttgaaagttcttgaagtagaatcatgacacaaaaacaagttcaagtaagattatcactcgaattaagatagttatagttataggaattgaatcaaagtttgtatatgagtattatcttgatttagaatgatatattactgtaaacaacaaggatttcttgaggttggatgatcactttacaagattggaagtgagctagtaaacttggaagtattcttgattttatgaaactagaacttgtagaatttatgaagaacacttagaacttgaagatagaacttgagagagatcaattagatgaagaaaattgaagaatgaaagtgtttgtaggtatttttggtcgttggtatatggattagatataaaggatgtgtaattttgtttacatgtaaataagtcatgaatgattactaatatttttataattttatgagatatttcatgctagttgccaaatgatggttcccacatatgttaggtgactcacatgggctgctaagagttgatcattggagtgtatataccaatagtacatacatctaaaagctgtgtattgtacgagtacgaatacgggtgcatacgagtagaattgttgatgaaactgaacgaggatgaaattgtaagcatttttgttaagtagaagtattttgataagtgtcttgaagtctttcaaaagtgtataaatacatattaaaacactacatgtatatacattttaactgagtcgttaagtcatcgttagtcgttacatgtaagtgttgttttgaaacctttaggttaacgatcatgttaaatgttgttaatccattgtttattatatctaaagagatgttaaattattacattatcatgatattatgatgtattaatatatcttaatatgatatatatacaattaaatgtcgttacaacgataatcgttacatatatgcctcgtttcgaaatcattaagttagtagtcttgttttacatatgtagttcattattaacatacttaatgatatacttaattatcattttatcatgttaaacatagtgtatcaatatcttaatatgattcatatgtaattagtaagacgttgatataacgataatcgttatatatatcgttttcgagtttcttaattcaataggctcatttttatgtatataactcattgttaaaatacctaatgagatacatacttatcataatatcatgttaactatagatatatatccatatatatgtcatcatatagtttttacaagtgttaacgttcgtgaatcaccagtcaacttgggtggtcaattgtctacatgaaacctatttcaattaatcaagtcttaacaagtttgattgcttaacatgttgaaaacacttaatcatgtaaatatcaatttcatttaatatatataaacatggaaaagttcgggtcactacaataataaaGTTAAGTATGACATTAATAATTTTGTCAATTATTCTAAGTTGTCAAAGGACATGTTTTGTCTGTCTTCAAACTTAAATAAAATTGTTGAACCCACCACATATTGGGAGGCCTGTAAATCTAAACAATGGGTTGATGCAATGAATTCTGAAATGGAAGCTCTGTTTAAAAATGATACTTGGGAGTTAACTGAGTTACCTGTAGGAAGGAAACCTATAGGAAATAAATGggtttataagataaaatataagtcTAATGGTGAGGTTGATATGTTTAAAGCCAGGCTAGTTGCCAAAGGTTATAATCAAAGAgaaggtattgattttgatgaaacATTTTCTCCTGTTGTTAAAATGGCTACTGTCAGATGTATGATAAATATTGCAGTTCAGAATAACTGGGATCTTTATCAACTTGACATAAATAATGCTTTTTTATATGGTGATCTTGATGAAAGTGTTTATATGACTCTTCCTTTAGGT
This genomic window from Rutidosis leptorrhynchoides isolate AG116_Rl617_1_P2 chromosome 2, CSIRO_AGI_Rlap_v1, whole genome shotgun sequence contains:
- the LOC139887586 gene encoding uncharacterized protein; this translates as MAKDDDAPGSNPTQISKLDFGDPLYLHPSDISSTPLINAKLKGTENYKSWACAMELALQTKNKIVFINGTLKKDEGNEVLAVQWDRCNAVVLSWILGSMAEELYNGQIYSKIASDVWKELKETYDKIDGSMIFNLYQKLNSITQGGSSISDYYHNLNSLWKQYDTMVQLPSCDLTSSKAFIDHTSLIKLMQFLMGLDDIYQPIRKLKCSKCGRTNHTVDKCFEVVGYPTRTGNLKCTKCGMANHTVDKCFEVIGYPDNLKKKGFGTSNNFRGNSSKTNNENFGSSSSTPISLSNDQIMKLLSLLDDKGGVKPGVSNMSANQHMTNSTKNFVSYTDVSDLNLTVSHPNGTKAKANKIRNLRISNEIVLKDVLVVPDYSDLVSKKTLVTGSQCGGLYYLTENDKDDFTRAVWVYLLKSKDEVFDSLENLFHLLKNQFNKSIKCVRSDNGTEFTSCAYTPQQNGLVERKHRHLLNVARALMFQRGIPIKFWDECILTAVYLINRTPSSLLNGKCPFEIIYNRIPNLSHLRVFACLAFSTVLNNSDKFSERYEKCVFLGYSSVKKGYKLYSLESKSVFISRDVKFYENVFPFKVKKDSLQSDKSFSQMNFFEENENDNQSTQSPNDEGEDNEHQSDGSSDSMPLDDTNDSSSSDDSNVNARSPSPTATLNDDNSNPEGTVVQNQEVPTYTFQHSIRKSQRNTTMPKKFNDFILNK